One genomic segment of Hordeum vulgare subsp. vulgare chromosome 2H, MorexV3_pseudomolecules_assembly, whole genome shotgun sequence includes these proteins:
- the LOC123430442 gene encoding BAG family molecular chaperone regulator 3-like has product MIKLRCPNPKRLFRRSSSKISRSGSSCSSSDAGSDSSSGIRGGGGSGEIEWEVRPGGMLVQRRDGRGDAEVITVRVATGYSWHEVSIGATCTFGELKVVVSMVTGLEPREQRLLFRGKEREDSDHLHMVGVRDKDKVLLLEDPALKDIKLRAALAGQAVQSPYQNFIKV; this is encoded by the exons ATGATCAAGCTGAGGTGCCCCAACCCCAAGAGGCTCTTCAGGAGGAGCTCCTCCAAGATCAGCAGGTCTGgcagcagctgcagcagcagcGACGCCGGCAGCGATTCCTCCAGTGGCatccgtggcggcggcggcagcggcgagaTCGAGTgggaggtgcggccagggggcatgCTGGTGCAGAGGAGGGATGGGAGAGGGGACGCCGAGGTCATCACAGTCAGGGTGGCCACCGGCTACTCCTGGCACGAGGTCTCCATTGGAGCTACCTGCACCTTTG GTGAGCTGAAGGTGGTAGTGTCCATGGTGACGGGGCTGGAGCCGAGGGAGCAGAGGCTGCTGTTCAGGGGCAAGGAGAGGGAGGACAGCGACCACCTCCACATGGTTGGGGTGAGGGACAAGGACAAGGTGCTGCTCCTAGAAGACCCTGCCCTCAAAGACATCAAACTCCGGGCTGCGCTTGCGGGCCAAGCCGTGCAGAGCCCGTATCAGAATTTTATCAAGGTGTAG